A genome region from Arachis duranensis cultivar V14167 chromosome 6, aradu.V14167.gnm2.J7QH, whole genome shotgun sequence includes the following:
- the LOC107495477 gene encoding probable flavin-containing monooxygenase 1 has product MMISNYKVGIIGAGISGIAAAKQLCHYNPIVFESTDSIGGVWKHCSFNSTKLQTPRCDFEFSDFPWPQRDNSSFPSYIEVLEYLQNYATHFDVFKFVKFNSKVVQIRHLNNHNAQHEYGRLLSGRPVWEVAVENNQTKIVEWYGFELLVVCIGKYGDIPIIPVYPKNKGPENFSGKVLHTMEYSKLDKESAKELLKGKKVAVVGYKKSAIDLAMECAQANSGAGGQPCTMVIRTLHWTVPSYWIWGLPFFLFYSTRSSQFLHERPNQTLLRALLCLLSSPMRKAISKFIESYLVWKLPLEKYGLKPEHQFVEDYASCQMAILPDNFFSEAEKGMIQFKKVSSSKWWFWKNGIEFEDKTKLEADVVVLATGFDGKKKLQSLLPEPFRSLVVDQSGIMPLYRGTIHPLIPNMAFVGYIESISNLQTAELRCKWLARLADEQFKLPSVTKMIEQTTQEIQIMKRTTRFYKRLCISTFSINHNDVICQEMGLNPWRKTNLFSEAFSPYTSQDYYF; this is encoded by the exons ATGATGATATCCAATTATAAAGTTGGTATAATTGGGGCAGGTATTAGTGGAATTGCAGCTGCAAAGCAGTTATGTCACTATAACCCAATTGTTTTTGAATCCACCGATTCAATTGGTGGTGTTTGGAAACATTGTTCATTCAATTCCACTAAGCTTCAAACCCCAAGATGTGATTTTGAATTCTCTGATTTCCCTTGGCCTCAGAGGGACAATTCATCATTCCCTTCTTACATTGAGGTCTTGGAATACTTGCAAAACTATGCAACACATTTTGATGTGTTCAAGTTTGTTAAGTTCAATTCAAAGGTGGTCCAAATTCGCCATCTTAATAATCATAACGCCCAACATGAATATGGAAGGCTATTGAGTGGTCGTCCTGTTTGGGAAGTTGCCGTGGAAAACAATCAAACTAAAATTGTTGAG TGGTATGGGTTTGAATTATTGGTGGTATGCATTGGAAAATATGGAGACATACCAATAATACCAGTGTACCCAAAAAACAAAGGTCCAGAAAATTTCAGTGGCAAGGTTCTTCACACAATGGAATATTCTAAGCTTGACAAAGAAAGTGCTAAAGAACTGTTAAAGGGAAAGAAGGTTGCTGTTGTTGGTTATAAGAAATCGGCTATTGATCTGGCTATGGAGTGTGCTCAAGCAAATTCAg GAGCTGGAGGACAACCTTGCACAATGGTGATAAGGACTTTACATTGGACAGTTCCATCATACTGGATTTGGGGATTACcattcttcttgttttattcaACAAGATCCTCTCAGTTCCTCCATGAAAGACCAAACCAAACATTGTTAAGGGCTCTGCTCTGCCTTCTTTCATCTCCAATG AGAAAAGCAATTTCCAAGTTCATAGAATCATACTTGGTTTGGAAGCTTCCATTGGAAAAGTATGGTCTGAAACCAGAGCACCAATTTGTGGAGGACTATGCTTCTTGCCAAATGGCTATCTTACCTGATAATTTCTTCTCAGAGGCAGAGAAGGGGATGATACAATTCAAGAAGGTTTCTTCTTCCAAATGGTGGTTTTGGAAAAATGGAATTGAGTTTGAAGACAAGACCAAGTTGGAGGCTGATGTTGTTGTTCTTGCCACTGGCtttgatggcaagaaaaagctTCAGTCTCTCTTGCCTGAGCCTTTTAGAAGCTTGGTTGTGGACCAATCTGGCATCATGCCCTTGTATAG GGGAACAATTCATCCACTAATCCCAAACATGGCATTTGTGGGTTATATTGAAAGCATTTCAAACCTACAAACCGCTGAATTAAGGTGCAAATGGCTAGCTAGACTTGCTGATGAACAATTCAAGCTTCCAAGTGTGACAAAAATGATTGAACAAACAACACAAGAGATTCAAATCATGAAAAGGACCACAAGGTTTTACAAGAGGCTCTGCATTTCAACATTCAGCATTAACCATAATGATGTCATTTGCCAAGAAATGGGCTTGAATCCTTGGCGGAAGACCAATTTGTTCTCTGAAGCTTTTAGCCCTTATACCAGCCAAGACtactatttttga
- the LOC107495542 gene encoding uncharacterized protein LOC107495542 has protein sequence MMNNNNFVFNEMNTVFTSSYIMRNNNHDRGLAAQQHYIKPLRRRRRRLPTTKPYQEKFLNLAQARKEIAIALKLHKAATKEVSKQQKQQQQQQQQRSESKSFNKTGYEQQEEFKQMILNSSTLLSHVNFFHSTSSPSPRLLPLVPNSCTFPFYSSISSSPPLLPLVSNSCTVPLHSPISPPLHHSHSPPALPSMVENFSYAIPDHTLGLNQNFHDFNYSDDILFLDNNISVNSPLFDYSSSSSSSSMPLSAMVDQDVPLVVKEDYDVFSNSMVVEPMTKFEVGSRFSSNSMAASVGVTAKTQVGGGALHTVMDDEAMEEIRLIGEQYQKEWDDAVDLITSISWLEFSKNMENNGAWEEQNS, from the coding sequence ATGATGAATAATAACAACTTTGTTTTTAACGAAATGAATACTGTTTTCACAAGCAGCTATATTATGAGAAATAATAACCATGATAGAGGTCTTGCTGCGCAACAACACTACATAAAACCTCTtcggaggagaagaagaaggctTCCCACAACTAAGCCTTATCAAGAAAAGTTTCTGAATCTAGCTCAAGCAAGAAAAGAGATTGCTATTGCCTTGAAATTACATAAAGCTGCTACTAAAGAAGTCTCCAAACAACAaaagcagcaacaacaacaacagcaacaaagaTCAGAATCAAAATCATTTAATAAAACAGGTTATGAGCAACAAGAAGAATTTAAGCAGATGATATTAAATTCAAGTACCTTATTATctcatgttaatttttttcattctacCAGTTCTCCTTCTCCTCGTCTTCTTCCCTTAGTTCCAAATTCATGTACCTTTCCTTTTTATTcatcaatttcttcttctcctcctcttctccCCTTAGTTTCAAATTCCTGTACTGTTCCTCTTCATTCTCCAAtttctcctcctcttcatcATTCTCATTCTCCTCCTGCACTACcttctatggttgaaaattttAGTTATGCCATTCCAGATCATACTTTAGGATTAAAccaaaattttcatgatttcaacTATTCGGATGATATCCTTTTTCTTGATAACAATATTTCAGTAAATTCACCTTTGTTTGATtattcatcttcatcatcatcatcttctatGCCACTTTCTGCTATGGTTGATCAAGACGTTCCTTTAGTTGTAAAAGAGGATTATGATGTTTTTTCTAATTCAATGGTTGTTGAACCCATGACTAAATTTGAAGTTGGTAGTagattttcttctaattcaatggCAGCGAGTGTTGGAGTCACGGCTAAAACCCAAGTTGGTGGTGGAGCTTTGCATACAGTTATGGATGACGAAGCTATGGAAGAGATTAGACTAATTGGGGAACAATATCAAAAGGAATGGGATGACGCTGTGGATTTGATCACGTCAATTTCGTGGCTCGAATTCTCGAAGAACATGGAAAATAATGGTGCATGGGAAGAACAAAATTCTTGA